A part of Cryptococcus neoformans var. neoformans JEC21 chromosome 4 sequence genomic DNA contains:
- a CDS encoding STE20, producing MAFSPSLTPSRPAPVPPRRAAVTAPSILRVTDGAAAPQSNFSSTSYSPSFSYTNSSIQSTKLVDTTRSRTIRSGAASIKEEGLRAFMWSKRWLVLGSAELRIYKNENSPSPVYTVSLEDIQDVQRVDMKPYCVEIETGDKLLYFAFRSDNEVYGWMDDIYSRSPRLGVSQPTNFVHQVHVGFDPKSGGFTGLPPQWSKLLTSSAITKEEAARNPEAVLDVLQFYTQQQAGNVLEGYQQFPVPTVSNQSLTTGTAATRFKGVGLGGQQQQQQQLQSVPFTAPESLEATTVVPVRPSFDTEENTLAQKEKEKILNSQHQPMESVSRPAMAKSDKEKVTWSPGPTMEKRISTMNEVQIMEKLRSVVSAKDPSQLYSKIRKIGQGASGMVFVAKTLLNGKKVAIKQMDLSQQPRKELIVNEIIVMRESQHPNVVNFLDAFLVRGSELWVVMEYMEGGALTDVIENNKLEENQIAAICLETCRGLQHLHSRSIIHRDIKSDNLLMNTQGEVKITDFGFCAKLTDQKSKRATMVGTPYWMAPEVVKQKEYGAKVDIWSLGIMAIEMIENEPPYLDEEPLKALYLIATNGTPTLKSPEKLSQDLKHFLSVCLCVDVAFRATSTELLKHEFLQLACSVRDLAPLLRFKQGTL from the exons ATGGCTTTCAGTCCTTCTCTTACTCCTTCTCGACCAGCACCGGTGCCGCCTAGACGAGCTGCAGTCACAGCACCTTCTATACTTAGAGTTACCGACGGAGCAGCAGCCCCGCAATCCAATTTCTCCTCGACCTCCTACTCTCCGTCATTTTCGTATACCAATTCATCGATACAGTCGACAAAGCTTGTGGATACGACGCGCAGCAGGACGATTCGATCTGGTGCAGCTAGCataaaggaagaagggctGAGAGCATTCATGTGGAGTAAGAGGTGGCTAGTCCTAGGGTCTGCTGAACTTCGTATCTACAAAAATGAG AATTCTCCTTCACCCGTTTACACCGTGTCTCTGGAGGACATACAAGATGTCCAACGAGTAGATATGAAGCCCTACTGTGTGGAAATTGAAACTGGCGACAAATTGCTTTACTTCGCTTTTCGCTCAGATAATGAGGTTTATGGGTGGATGGACGACATTTACAGCAGATCTCCGCGTTTGGGCGTATCCCAACCTACGAACTTCGTTCATCAGGTTCATGTTGGTTTCGACCCTAAGTCAGGGGGATTCACT GGTCTACCGCCTCAGTGGTCAAAACTTCTCACTTCATCTGCTATCACCAAAGAGGAAGCTGCCCGCAATCCAGAAGCTGTACTAGATGTTCTTCAATTTTACACCCAACAGCAAGCTGGCAATGTTCTCGAAGGATACCAACAGTTTCCTGTGCCAACTGTTTCAAATCAGTCGTTGACAACTGGTACTGCCGCTACGCGTTTCAAAGGCGTAGGTTTGGGTggacaacagcaacagcagcaacagcttCAATCAGTGCCATTCACGGCACCGGAGTCGTTAGAAGCGACCACTGTCGTGCCTGTTCGGCCATCGTTTGATACTGAAGAAAAT ACCTTGGCccagaaagagaaagaaaaaatacTTAATTCACAGCACCAGCCTATGGAGTCCGTCTCACGGCCTGCAATGGCTAAATCTGATAAGGAGAAGGTTACGTGGAGTCCTGGCCCGACTATGGAGAAAAGAATCAGTACCATGAACGAAGTACAAATTATGGAAAAGCTGCGATCCGTTGTAAGTGCCAAGGACCCATCTCAGCTGTATTCGAAAATAAGGAAGATTGGCCAAGG GGCATCAGGAATGGTTTTCGTTGCCAAAACGCTGCTGAATGGCAAGAAGGTTGCTATTAAACAGATGGATTTATCTCAGCAGCCACGCAAAGAGCTGATCGTAAATGAGATCATTGTTATGCGGGAATCCCAACATCCAAACGTTGTTAACTTTCTTGATGCGTTCCTCGTACGAGGTTCAGAGCTTTGGGTTGTCATGGAGTATATGGAAGGAGGGGCACTCACAGACGTCATCGAGAATAATAAATTGGAAGAAAATCAGATTGCAGCGATATGCCTTGAA ACCTGTCGCGGTTTACAACACTTACACTCTAGGTCCATCATTCATCGTGACATCAAGTCTGACAACCTTTTGATGAATACCCAAGGTGAAGTCAAGATAA CCGATTTCGGCTTCTGCGCCAAACTTACGGACCAGAAGTCTAAGCGTGCTACTATGGTCGGAACGCCGTACTGGATGGCCCCTGAAGTTGTCAAGCAAAAGGAGTATGGTGCCAAGGTAGACATTTGGTCTTTGGGGATCATGGCTATAGAAATGATCGAAAACGAGCCTCCTTACCTCGATGAAGAGCCCCTTAAAGCTCTTTACCTGATAGCCACAAATGGCACTCCTACCTTGAAGTCACCCGAGAAACTTAGCCAGGATCTCAAACACTTCTTGAGCGTATGCCTTTGTGTAGATGTCGCGTTCCGGGCAACATCTACTGAGCTTTTAAAG CACGAGTTCTTGCAGTTAGCATGCTCTGTTCGAGATCTTGCCCCTTTACTGCGGTTCAAGCAAGGCACT CTGTAG
- a CDS encoding mating-type a-factor pheromone receptor, putative encodes MHDLSLVIFSGIGILLVLLPLPLHWRARNAGTLLLITWLFIANLIFFVDGIVWWNSYDLPSSPIWCDIASKLFIGVPVGISATSLCITRRLVMIASSTAVTITQRQKHIALAVDLLLGIGMPVLVMALHYIVQAHRFDIIEGYGCQPVTWPGVPALFAVTWWSPLLTIIAAGYGIIALRFFLHRRLQFHTVLRSSRSNLDSRHYLRLMALASVDIILGLPATLFTLIVNIQQRQSYPSWDWVHLDWSRIELYPASSILSGAQETIAIVLPRWLAPLLSIIFFLFFGVSIDAMGEYARWYRTIRAKAPFLPFHREDILPIAAPKLGSTIAKPSGADWKDSTIANDDTMEGSYFNDLDRFDSTPGVIRGGIMIAVSVERAVV; translated from the exons ATGCACGACCTCAGCCTCGTCATTTTCAGCGGAATCGGTattctccttgtccttttacctctgcctcttcaCTGGCGAGCACGAAATGCCGGCACTTTGCTATTGATTACATGGCTTTTCATCGCCAACCTTATTTTTTTCGTTGATGGCATCGTCTGGTGGAACAGTTATGACttgccatcatctccaataTGGTGCGATATAG CAAGCAAGCTTTTCATCGGAGTACCTGTTGGGATTTCAGCCACAAGTCTTTGTATCACTCGTCGCCTAGTGATGATTGCATCGTCTACCGCCGTTACGATAACTCAACGTCAGAAACATATTGCTCTTGCAGTCGATTTACTTTTGGGTATCGGGATGCCAGTGCTTGTTATGGCGCTACACTACATAGTCCAAGCACATCGCTTCGACATCATCGAAGGCTATGGATGTCAGCCTGTGACTTGGCCTGGGGTTCCAGCTCTCTTCGCGGTTACCTGGTGGTCTCCTTTGCTGACGATCATTGCTGCTGGATACGGCA TTATCGCTTTGCGATTTTTTCTTCACCGACGTTTGCAATTCCATACAGTTCTGAGATCCTCCAGAAGTAATTTGGATAGCCGCCATTATTTACGGCTGATGGCTCTCGCGAGCGTTGATATCATCCTTGGCTTGCCTGCAACATTATTTACTCTAATTGTAAACATTCAACAAAGGCAATCGTATCCTTCGTGGGACTGGGTTCATCTAGATTGGTCTCGTATCGAGCTGTACCCTGcgtcttccatcctttcagGTGCTCAAGAGACGATTGCTATTGTCTTGCCAAGATGGCTAGCGCCTCTCTTATCTATCATATTCTTCCTGTTCTTTGGAGTGTCAATCGATGCAATGGGGGAATATGCCAGATGGTACCGAACAATTCGGGCTAAAGCTCCTTTTTTACCTTTTCACCGTGAAGACAT CCTTCCTATAGCTGCTCCAAAATTGGGATCAACCATAGCCAAACCTAGCGGAGCGGACTGGAAAGACTCTACAATCGCAAATGACGATACAATGGAAGGGAGTTATTTCAACGACCTAGATAGATTTGACTCTACTCCAGGAGTAATTCGGGGTGGCATAATGATTGCCGTCTCGGTCGAGCGTGCTGTTGTTTGA
- a CDS encoding MYO2-related, with translation MTSLYSKGTLVWISQPSSGWVAGTVESLDLPTDGDSSSEVVMIVSHDSDPTTNETLKFPLSALQSATTDPTSLRTTTSSLGQDYLPALRNPPALETAEDLANLSNLNEPSVLHAMATRYMQHYPYTYSGIVLLSMNPFTPLNIYETAFVKLYAGQKKGEREPHVFAIAEEALDSMRRGDGGGGVDPTGAGDQTIIVSGESGAGKTVAAKYILKYFASAHHDSSTQSTVVGEDGMSEIEKQILASNPIMEAFGNAKTTRNDNSSRFGKYIEILFNRTNEITGARIRTYLLERSRLTYQPISERNYHIFYQLLAGAPSKERKDLSLSMAPRDFGYLAGGGPTSTSIPGVDDSKEFAVTQSALSTVGISIERQWHIFRLLAALLHLGNIKITQIRTDAALADDDSALNIATDLLGIPLSDFKKWIIKKQLTTRNEKIVTSLGSTQALVVRDSVAKFIYSSLFQWLVCVVNDSLGGNNGGRSNATKFIGVLDIYGFEHFTKNSFEQFCINWANEKLQQEFYAHVFKLEQEEYVREQISWKFIEFADNQACIDIIEGKMGVLALLDEESRLPGGSDTSFATKLHQQLVQPWQKQVFKKPRFQQGAFTITHYAHEVTYDVEGFVEKNRDSVPEEHLSLLKSSANGFLCEVLAFALKPSEAPSQQNFKTPLVMSKRVTPRKQTLGSMFKNSLTSLMDTINNTNVHYIRCIKPNEAKKAWELDSHQVLSQLRACGVLETIRISCNGYPSRWEYAQFAERYHLMLHSKEWNQGLDLKQLCSLILQKTLDNDDRYQLGLTKIFFRAGTLAFLESLRSRRQYELATTIQKYIRRRLAYKHYSQLKSGAIVIQNWWRGVLSRKKLVELKKLKVTLWIQSTARGHLSRKRYIQEKENVVRLQTVARRHLARKRANEMRELTAAVTLQCLFRSCAARREYQTQVRRIVVLQSQWRRKLAVRELVSLKIEAKSATKLKEISYQLENKVVELTQALQKRLSENKDLVSRVAALERETAVLNQRNNELLIGRQELEQRLSIALAESGNYKSLVAQKEQVESELRRKTDKDIEQREEIRLLTAQLDAALCSTEETKASLDLANSQSVGDKATIDQLRTELSHVREQLSRTNTLNALTKGNRSREVPSSPSTGQGFRHFENTIGLGTAPDQIPLARRRNRRHSMTAGSLLVGGGNQDANQIVKLNPRAASTIYTQDISLHLRDSQDLPFSPSLANTSDEITRLLEDEVSLDDDVLQGLIYQLKIPNPSLHAPPTAKDVLFPAHLISLVSNEMWKRHMRSESERFLAVVMSAVQRHVVEFKGEDIIIPGIFWLSNIQEILSFISFAEDEESKGYVPGYDFSNGHDSDWRGYIRLLGVVKHDLDSLEYNIYHTFMLEIKKKLSKMVVPALIESQSLPGFITSEGSGVFSKMLGGIGGAQQPAAKMDDILNLLNKVWKCLKIYYMEESVTHQVMTELLKLIGQLSFNDLLMRRNFSSWKRAMQIQYNVTRIEEWCKAHDMPEGLLQLEHLLQATKLLQLKKATLNDIDILFDVCWILSPAQVQKLISQYHTADYEAPLNAEILRAVAARVKPEDKNDQLLLAPETDDVGPYQLPPPREIVNLETYVPAWLNIPTVRRLAALVA, from the exons ATGAAACAGCTTTTGTGAAACTGTACGCAGGTCAAAAGAAAGGGGAGCGAGAACCTCATGTCTTTGCCATTGCAGAAGAAGCGCTTGATTCTATGCGGCGGGGTgacggtggaggaggtgttGATCCAACTGGTGCTGGGGATCAGACTATTATCGTCAGTGGCGAAAG TGGAGCTGGCAAGACAGTAGCTGCCAAGTATATCCTCAAATACTTCGCGTCAGCTCACCACGACAGCTCGACCCAGTCGACCGTCGTTGGTGAGGATGGCATGAGCGAGATTGAAAAGCAGATCTTGGCAAGCAATCCTATTATGGAGGCATTTGGCAATGCCAAAACAACTCGGAACGATAACAGTTCGCGCTTTGGGAAATACATTGAG ATTTTGTTCAACAGAACAAACGAAATCACTGGCGCTCGCATTAGAACTTATCTCCTTGAGCGGTCACGATTAACTTACCAACCTATCTCGGAGCGCAATTATCATATCTTTTACCAATTGCTTGCCGGCGCTCCTTCGAAAGAGCGCAAGGATCTCTCGTTATCAATGGCCCCTCGAGACTTTGGATATCTTGCAGGTGGTGGGCCTACTTCAACCTCGATACCAGGCGTTGATGATTCCAAAGAGTTTGCGGTTACCCAAAGTGCATTGTCAACTGTTGGGATCTCAATTGAGCGCCAATGGCATATTTTTAGGTTACTAGCCGCCCTACTGCATTTGGGTAACATCAAAATAACCCAAATAAGGACCGACGCAGCTTTAGCAGATGATGACTCGGCCTTAAACATTGCCACCGATCTACTCGGCATCCCGCTCTCAGATTTCAAGAAATGGATCATTAAGAAGCAGTTGACGACCAGGAACGAGAAGATAGTGACAAGTTTGGGGAGCACGCAAGCCTTGGTTGTACGGGACTCAGTCGCTAAGTTTATATACAGTAGTTTATTCCAG TGGCTAGTTTGTGTGGTAAACGACAGTCTAGGGGGGAATAATGGAGGACGCTCCAATGCAACGAAGTTCATTGGCGTACTTGATATT TATGGGTTTGAGCACTTCACCAAA AATTCTTTCGAACAATTTTGTATCAACTGGGCAAACGAGAAACTTCAACAAGAATTCTATGCCCATGTTTTTAAG CTCGAACAAGAAGAGTACGTGCGAGAGCAAATCAGCTGGAAATTCATTGAGTTTGCCGATAATCAGGCTTGCATTGATATCATAGAAGGCAAAATGGGAGTGCTTGCACTTCTTGATGAGGAATCTCGATTGCCAGGGGGATCAGATACCTCGTTTGCGACCAAGCTACATCAACAGCTAGTTCAACCATGGCAAAAACAAGTTTTCAAAAAGCCGCGGTTCCAGCAGGGCGCTTTCACAATTACACATTACGCACATGAAGTGACATATGATGTAGAAGGATTTGTCGAAAAAAATCGGGACTCGGTGCCCGAAGAGCACCTTTCTTTGCTGAAGAGTTCAGCCAATGGCTTCCTTTGCGAAGTACTTGCTTTTGCGCTCAAACCTTCAGAAGCGCCATCTCAGCAGAACTTCAAAACGCCTCTAGTAATGTCCAAAAGGGTCACGCCTCGCAAACAGACCCTGGGCTCGATGTTCAAGAATTCTTTGACGAGCTTGATGGACACCATTAATAACACCAATGTCCATTATATTAGGTGCATCAAACCGAacgaagcgaagaaggcctGGGAGCTGGATTCCCATCAAGTTCTAAGCCAGCTTCGCGCATGTGGTGTTTTGGAGACCATTCGCATAAGCTGCAATGGTTATCCCTCCCGGTGGGAATATGCACAATTCGCCGAAAG ATATCATCTGATGCTTCATTCAAAGGAGTGGAACCAAGGTCTCGATCTTAAGCAACTGTGCTCCTTGATTCTTCAGAAAACCCTTGACAACGATGACCGCTATCAGCTTGGTCTGACAAAAATCTTTTTCCGGGCTGGCACTTTAGCCTTCCTAGAATCCCTCCGTTCACGAAGGCAATATGAACTTGCAACTACCATCCAAAAGTACATTCGGCGGCGTCTTGCGTATAAGCACTACAGCCAGTTGAAGTCAGGAGCTATAGTGATTCAGAATTGGTGGAGGGGTGTTCTGTCTAGAAAGAAGCTGGTCGAGTTGAAAAAGCTCAAGGTCACTTTGTGGATTCAGAGTACTGCAAGGGGCCATCTCAGCAGGAAAAGATATAttcaagagaaagagaatgTTGTAAGGCTTCAAACGG TCGCCCGTCGTCATCTAGCACGCAAAAGGGCAAATGAAATGAGGGAGTTAACTGCTGCTGTGACTTTGCAATGTCTTTTCCGAAGCTG CGCGGCTCGGCGTGAGTATCAGACTCAAGTCAGACGTATTGTCGTTCTTCAATCACAGTGGCGCCGCAAGCTCGCCGTGAGAGAACTTGTTTCCTTGAAAATTGAGGCAAAATCCGCCACCAAATTGAAGGAGATTTCATATCAGCTTGAAAATAAGGTAGTTGAACTCActcaagctcttcaaaAGCGCCTCAGTGAGAATAAGGATTTGGTATCTCGAGTTGCCGctttggagagagagacGGCAGTCTTGAATCAAAGGAATAACGAACTTTTAATAGGAAGGCAGGAATTGGAACAGAGGCTTTCAATCGCTTTAGCGGAAAGTGGCAATTACAAGTCTCTCGTTGCGCAGAAGGAGCAAGTGGAGTCTGAATTACGCAGAAAGACAGACAAGGACATTGAGCAACGAGAGGAAATTCGACTGCTTACTGCACAACTTGATGCTGCATTATGCTCCACTGAGGAAACCAAAGCGTCCCTTGACCTCGCTAACAGTCAAAGCGTTGGAGATAAGGCAACCATTGACCAGTTGCGCACAGAACTGTCTCATGTACGAGAACAGCTTTCACGGACCAATACTCTTAACGCCTTGACTAAGGGCAACCGATCCCGAGAGGTTCCGTCTTCACCGTCTACCGGTCAGGGTTTCCGTCATTTTGAGAATACTATCGGTTTAGGCACAGCACCTGACCAGATTCCTCTGGCTAGGCGGCGTAACAGACGCCATTCGATGACTGCCGGTTCTTTGCTTGTTGGAGGTGGCAATCAAGATGCGAATCAAATTGTGAAGCTCAACCCTCGCGCAGCATCGACCATATACACGCAAGACATATCGCTGCACCTGCGCGACTCTCAGGATTTGCCTTTTTCGCCCTCACTGGCCAATACTTCAGATGAAATTACCAGATTattggaggatgaggtgtcacttgatgatgatgttctTCAAGGTCTTATTTATCAGCTCAAAATCCCAAACCCCAGTTTGCACGCACCTCCAACAGCTAAAGATGTTTTGTTCCCAGCACATCTTATCAGCTTAGTCAGTAATGAAATGTGGAAAAGACACATGAGGTCAGAGTCTGAGCGTTTTTTGGCTGTCGTAATGTCAGCTGTGCAGCGCCATGTCGTG GAATTTAAAGGCGAAGATATCATTATTCCAGGAATCTTCTGGTTGTCCAATATCCAGGAAATTCTGTCGTTCATTTCTTTCgctgaagatgaggaatCGAAAGGTTATGTTCCGGGATATGACTTCTCTAACGGGCACGATTCAGACTGGCGCGGCTATATCCGTTTGCTTGGTGTCGTCAAGCATGATCTTGATTCTCTGGAGTATAATATTTATCACACCTTCATGCTTGAGATCAAGAAAAAACTGTCCAAGATGGTTGTACCTGCATTGATCGAGTCCCAATCATTGCCCGGATTCATCACATCTGAAGGCTCTGGAGTGTTTTCCAAGATGCTCGGCGGTATTGGAGGCGCGCAACAGCCAGCGGCTAAAATGGACGATATTTTGAACCTCCTGAACAAGGTCTGGAAGTGTTTGAAAATCTATTACATGGAAGAGAGCGTGACTCATCAGGTAATGACTGAATTACTCAAGTTGATTGGGCAACTCTCTTTCAATGATTTACTCATGCGACGGAACTTCTCTTCCTGGAAAAGAG CTATGCAGATACAGTATAACGTCACACGGATTGAGG AGTGGTGCAAAGCCCACGATATGCCCGAGGGTCTTCTTCAACTGGAGCATCTCTTGCAAGCTACAAAACTATTGCAACTAAAAAAA GCTACGCTGAATGACATCGACATCCTTTTTGACGTTTGCTGGATTCTTTCACCTGCACAAGTTCAAAAACTCATCAGCCAATATCACACTGCGGATTATGAAGCTCCTCTCAACGCTGAGATCCTACGTGCCGTCGCTGCTCGAGTCAAGCCTGAGGACAAAAATGACCAGCTGCTGCTAGCGCCAGAAACAGACGATGTGGGCCCATATCAGTTACCCCCACCGAGAGAAATAGTAAATTTGGAGACCT ACGTCCCAGCGTGGCTCAACATTCCAACTGTTCGACGATTGGCGGCACTCGTAGCTTAG